CACGGATCTCCTTGTTGGCCTCGGCGCCCGACGGCTCCGAAGACGCCGGTAGCGCCTCGACCAAGTCATAAAGGTACGCCCGCTCGGCGATTGCGAAAAGAATCGACACCGTCAGAAGCGACGAGACGACTCCCCCGAGCACCCATGGAGCTCGGGATGGACGCGTCGCCGGTGCCACATCTTCTCCCGCCTTCTCGGCGCTAATATCCGACTGCTCGTTCCCGAGCTCCGTCATCGCGCCCCCCCCGTCGCGTTCATCTGCTCCGCGTTTCCCACGATGGCCACTGGGCTACCCACGGAAAGCTTTTCGAAGAGATCATCCATCTCGTCGTTGGTGACCGCCACGCATCCGTCGGTCCAGTTCTGCCCTCGGCCACCTTCCCCGTGGATCTCGATGAGCCCCCCGATGGAGGAGCTCCGGGAAACCTCGCCGTTCATCCTCGCCTCGCGAAATCGGCGACGGTCCGCGTCGTTGGGATAGCTCAGAAGAAGGGCCTTGTAGTAGCGCGTTTCCTTCGTTCCCTTCTTGCGAGTGACGCGATAGAGTCCCTCCGGAGTCGCCCCGTCACCCGACTGTAGCTTCTGCTTCAAGCCGTTATAGCCTAGCTCCACGTCGAGCCAACGAACGGGCCTTCCCTCCACCCACAGCACGGCGAGCTGGGCCCGCTTGTCGACGACGAGCGCCCGTCCGCCGGGTCTCTTCGACTCGCGAATCGCCGTGCGCACCCACTCTCGCCACTGGCGGAGATTCGCCGGATCTCCGAAACGCTCGAAGAGGGCTTTGATTTCCGGGGGGAGCTCCCCCGCGAGAGCGATCGCCTCCTGAGCCTTGTCCGAGGCCATGTGGAGCTCGCCATGGGCCATGAGACGTCGGGCTTCGGCAAGCGCCATTTCGGCCTGCCGCAATCGCGTGTCGACCGCGTAATGGACTCTGCGGACGCGCGACGTCTTGCCCGCCCTCACGGCTCGGTCGGCGGACTCGATCCAGGCCTCCGACTCCCCCTCTTTCGCGGCTCTCTCTCGCTCCACCACCCACTCGGCGATCGCGACGCTGTCCTGGGCTCTCTGCAGAGACGCCTCCCAGGGCTTTTCGCCAAAGGGCAGGCGGGGTCTGCTCCGTCGGACGGCGCTCTCAGCTTCCAGAAGCACCCGCCGCGCTTGAACGATGGATTGCTCGCCAAATCCACTCCGTCCGTGACGCGCCAGGGAGGCGAGTCGCTCGCGGGATTCGGCGATGCGTGCGAGGGCCTGCTCTTCGTCGGCCCACCGGCACGAGGCCGCGAGGAAGAGCGTGGTGCAAACCCGAAGAACGTCCCGCTTCCAGAACACGCGTGAAAGATTACTTCAAAAAGGGAGCGGACGCTTGGCCCGCTCCCCCACCGAGACGCTCTTAAGTCGCTGACTTCTTCGTTTGCGCCTGGGCGATATCTTCGGCGATGGCTTTTGCCTGATCTCTCACCGACTGCGCGCTCGTTTCCGCCATCAAGTACTTTCCGGCGGCGAACGACTCGCGTGCGGACGCGAGGGACGCGGTCATCGTTTCAATCTCCGCTTTCATCGCCATGAGATCGGCTTCGGTCCCCTTTCCCTTGGGAGCGGTCTCCAGCGCGGCCGTGGCCGCGGTGAGGGCGGCTTCGGCTTCCTGAAGAAGCGCCTCGGCTCTCGCCTTGACTTCCTCTCGGGCGCTAGACGCCTCGGTCGCGGCCGTTTTGGCGGCCTCGGTCGCTTTCTCGAGAAGCTGCGCGGCTTCGGAGTAGGACCGAACGAGGGCGAACTTGTCGTTCTGCGCCTGGACTTCCGTCATCGCCGAGTTGAAGGCGTCCTGAGCCATTTGCCACTCTTCCGGAGCGTAATCCGCGGCCTCTGCTGTTCTGGCAGTGTCCAGGGCCTGATTGGCGGCGTCGATGGCTTCCTGAGGAGCCTGAGCGCAACCGCCCATGAAAACGAGCGCGCCGACGAATAGCACGCCGACGACTGTCCTATACATTTCTTCCTCCCTGCGAAAGGGAAATGTTCTTTCGCAATGCAACAGTCGTGTGCTAGTGCAAGCGCAATGCCAAGTCTGTGTTTCGTGGGCCTCTCGCTCGTAACTCACTGAGCCCTGTGCCTCACAAGCTTCACCCGTACTTTTCGCCTGCGTTCTGTCGCCGTGCTCGAACAGCGCGAATTAGCTCTGGTGTGAAAAAATTGCGCGACCTCCCGTCGAACGGTAGAAATCTGCCGAACGGATACAGTAAGACCCTGGCCAATGGTCGGCTCAGGAAGCGATAAACTCCACCTGCGGAGAGCCCGCGCATCTCAACCGAATCGCCTCCGCAGATTAGAGGGAGCAGTTTCATGACGGATCGAACAGGTTGCAGCAACTTCGTCGCCGGCTTCTTCATCGGCGCGGCCATGGGGTCGATGTTGGCGATCCTCCTCGCGCCGAGGTCGGGTGCCGAGCTTCGGCGCGGCTTCACCGAAGGAAGAGAAAAACTGCGGGAGACAGCCTCGCACACTGTTTCCGAGCTCAGAGGTTCGGGTGAGGACGCTCGCGAAGCTTTCGAGCGGGCCAGGGAAGCCCTAGCCGAAGCGGTGGAAGGATTGAAGCAAGCGACGAAAGCGATCACCGGGAAATGATTAGCCCGTTCCGGCCCTCGATGGGTTCGTGAATCTGACCGATCCCGAGGTCGCCCGAGGAGAGCAACTGGATTCATGTTCGACGCGGAGCAGGATACGGCAATCCGACTGGCCTACGAGGCGGGAGGACGGGCCCTTTCCCTGGCCGGGCAACCGCTGAAAGTGGAGGGCAAGGGCGAAGGGTTCGGCCCGGTCACCGAGGTCGACCGCGAGCTCGACCGTTTTTTCAGGGAGGGGCTTCGCCGACAGTTTCCCGAAGACTTGGTCGTGTCCGAAGAATCACCGGTGCCCGCGACCGACCCCTCGGCTCGAATCTGGTACATCGATCCCATCGACGGGACGATGGAGCTGATCAGCGGGAACGATGAGTGGTCGATTCTCATCGGGCTCGCTCAATTCCAGCGACCCGTTCTCGGCGTCGTCCATCGGCCCGTGACCGGGGAGCTCTATCACGCCACCACACGCGGGGGAGCCTTCAGACGGTCGGAGCCGGGATCGGTGGATGTCGCCCTCCAGGTAAACGAGATCCATGATCCCGAGACCGCCGTCCTCATCCAGTCCCGAAGCCATCCGAGCCCGAAGGTCGCTCGCGTGGCGGAGAAGCTCGGCATCCAGAAGACGTATCGTCTCGGCTCACTCGGCCTGAAGCTCGCGAAGATCGCCGAGGGACAGGCCGATCTCTACCTGAATTTCTCGGGCAAGTGTCATTTTTGGGATCTGTGCGCGCCCGAGGTGATTCTCCGGGAAGCGGGCGGCGACGTACGGAGCCTGCGAAGCGAGCCCATTCCTTACGGCGTGGAGGTGACCGCCATCCGCATGCCTTTCGGCGGGGCCGCGAACGGATTGCTCGAGATCGTCGCCCGCGCGAGCGCCGGAATCGAGGTCGATCCGTGACCGAGCTGCGGCTCTTCGCCCTCGAGGCCAGCCGAGAGCTCGGTGAGAGAATCTCGGCCAAGCTCGGCATTCCTCTCTCCCCTCACGAGGAACGAGTTTTCGAGGATGGCGAGCACAAGTCCCGGCCGCTGGCGAGCGTTCGAGGAGACGACGTCTTCGTCATTCACTCTCTCTACGCCGACGAGAAGGAGAGTGCCAACGACAAGCTCGTGCGTCTGCTCTTTTTCCTCGGGGCCCTTCGCGACGCTTCCGCGGGCCGCGTCACCGCCGTCGTTCCCTATCTGGCCTACGCGAGAAAAGATCGGAAGACGAAACCCCGCGACCCGGTCACCACACGATACGTCGCCGCGCTCTTCGAGGCCGTGGGGATCGACCGAATCATCGTCATGGACGTCCACAATCTGGCCGCTTTCCAGAACGCCTTTCGCTGCCGAACGGATCACCTCGAGGCCAGACCGCTCTTCGTCGAGTATTTCGCTTCGTTTCTCGGCAAGGAGGAGCTCGTTGTTGTTTCACCCGACGCGGGAGGCGTCAAGCGTGCCGAGCTCTTCCGTCGGCATCTGGAACGCGTTGTCCACAAGGACATATCGAGCGCGTTCATGGAAAAGCACCGTAGCGGCGGGGTCGTGAGCGGAGAGACGCTCGTGGGTAGAGTCGCGGGTCGCGCCGTCATCATCCTGGACGACTTGATCGGTACGGGAACGACTCTGGCTCGTGCCGCGAAAGCCTGCCGTGAGCTCGGAGCCGCGAGAGTCCTCGCGGCGGCGACCCACGGCATCTTCGCTGGTGACGCGAATCGCGTCCTCGGCGATCCGGCTCTGGAGCAGGTAGTCATAACGGATACGGTCCCGCCGTTCCGACTCCATCCGTCGGTTCGGGTGGAAAGGATCCACGTTCTCGACGCCGGAACGCTCTTCGCGGAGGCGATCGCGAGAATTCACCGAGGCGGATCGATCGTCGAGCTCCTGGATGGGTGAGCGGACCGCTCGGGAGATTCGGCAATGAGCCGCGCCGCCAGGGCGACGTAGCCTTCCGCCTCTCTCCCTCCACTTCACGATGCCGCTCGCTCGCGTATCGAAGGTTCGGATTGCGCTCGACCCAGTCGATGACGACTCGGGTTTTTTGCCTTTGGAGCTAGGGAGGAGCCTAGTATCCAAACGCCGTTCCATGCGACTACGATGTGGTGCCGTTCGAGACGAGGTGGAAAAATGCGCAAACGATTGCCCGCTGCGGTCATCGTGGGACTCTTCGTGGGTCTCGCCGCGTGCGGTCCTCCGGAAAGGTCGCCGGCCGGCTTTCGTCTTCCCGATGGAGACGTCGAGGCCGGAGAGGCAGCTTTCCTCGAGCTCAGATGCAACGCTTGCCATCAGGTCCAGGGACTCGATCTTCCTCCTCCGGTCGCCGATCCGCCCGTCCCCGTCGCACTCGGGGGAAGGGTCGATTATCAGCCTACCGACGGCCGCTTCGTGACGTCCATCATCAACCCCGATCACAAGTTCCCCCGTGGCTACCCCGAGGAGCTCATCAAGAGCGGAAGCGGGTCGAGAATGGCGGACTACAGCGACGTCATGACGGTCCGGCAGCTCGTCGACCTCGTGGCGTTTCTGCACTCGCGCACCGAGTACGTACGGCCCGAGCCGGTCCACTGATTCTTCGAGGTCCGATCGAGCTCGCTACCTCCGGATTCAATCGACTCCCAGGAAGACGAACCGCCTCCGCTCCTCGCTGGTCCAGAGGCCGAGGCCTGCACGCTCGCCCACTGTGTCGATGGCGAGAATCGTGTCCGGGTTGTCGAACGTGACGCGCGCCGGCGTTCCGTTGCTGGAGAGCCTCTCGAGCAGCACCTCGTCCAGGAATCGCTCCTCTTCCGGAGTCGACAAGCGCCCTTTGAAACCGCGCCGATGAAGCCTCACATGAAAGGCTTTGCCGGCGAGCTTCGGGGCCCAGGAAAGGACGAGCTCCCGCGCCTTGGCTTCGAACTCCTCAGGAGAGTGGAAAACGAACGCCTGGCGGGCGGGTCTGACGTGAGCGATGGTATCGGGGAACCGAGGCCCCTTCGACCACTCCCCTACTAGCCAATCGAGAAAACCCTCCACCTCTGGAACCCTCATGACCATCACGTTATAAAACTGCGTGCGCGAAACGCTTCCCGCAGGGGAGAGAAGCTCACGGGCACGTCGAAATGTCCCGTCGCGCGTCGTAGCGACGACGTTCCAGTCGCGCATGCAGACGGCTCCCGTCGCCCGGCCCGTCAGCTGATGAGCTTCGAGGAGCCGACGATGGCGGCGGCGACGTTCGAAAGCTCGCTGATGAAAACGGTGAGCAGATCATCCACCGAAACGAGCCCCACGACGGAGCCTTCTTCGTCTACGACGGGTACGCGACGGATCCCCTTGTCGGCCATCTTGCGGGCGACGAGCATGATGGGCTCGTCACGACGGGCGGTGAAAGGATGAGCGCTCATGATGGACCCAACAGTTGCATCGGCCACCTCGTGGCCCTTCGCGACGCCCCGCACCACGAGATCCCGGTCGGTCACGATGCCGACGGGTCTCTCTTCAGAATCCAGCACCAGAACGCATCCCACGTTCTTCTCATTCATCAGCTTCGCCGCCTCGAGAAGGGTTCCCTCCCGGGGAAGCGAAGCGATTTCACGGCTCATGATTCTTCCGACTTGCACGACGATCCTCCTTCGGTCTCTACTCCACGTCCTCGTGCACCCGCCCCTCGAGCCGGGCGAGCTGGCCCGTGAGCCCGTCGAGGCGTTCCACGATATGAGCCAGGCTCGTGTGAAGGTGGTCGAGCTGCTCGTCTATGACCTTCACGGAATCGGAGACGAGTCGACCGACTTCGCCCTGATTCCGCGCTTTGCCGGCAAGCTCATTCAACTGCGGTTTTGCTTCCTTCCAGTCCATTTTCTTCAAAGGCCGTCAGGCCCACTCCTTTCTGAGCTCATGATTTCCCGCCCGCAGCAATGCCGAGGACGATGGCGCCCGTGCTCCGGAAGCCAGCGAGGAGCTAGGAGAGCGCGACTCCCGCGTGCTCGCGATCCCGGAACACACGAACCTGGTCGGTGGCTGGTCGCATACGATAACACCGGCCGTCACCATGCGAGCAAGATAAGGGCAGGCTCGCCGACGAAGGAACTCGGTGTATCCCTAGTTCCCCACCGTATTAGCCCCAGGGCCTGTCGTCCGCTATTCGACCGGCACGCGCCACGGTCTCTTCGAGGTCGAAGGCTCCGGTCCTTCCTCGACCCAGATCTCCCCGGCAGGAACCGATCGTTCGATCCACATGGCGAGGAGCATCTCGATGCCTTCACAGCTCTCGACCAGCCTCTTCAGCAGTTTCCGTTCTTCGGCTTCCATGCTTCTCTCCCTCCCCCCTTGGTTGTCGCGAAGCCTCCTCGAGACGCATACTCTTTCTTTAGCGCCTTCGAGAATCGCCTCCTCGAGCTCTCCCGCACTCGAGCTCTTGAGCATATATCCGGCCGCACCGCAGCGAAAGACCTCAGTATGATCTTCTGCAAGCAAGATGTGAAGCTTCTGCAATCGATGATCCCTTTCCCATTCATGTCGGGATAATCGATGCGACATAAGGCCTGGCAGAAGATGGACGGCTCGGAGCGTGCTGCTGAACGGACCAGCTTGCATTCGCAAGCATCCGATAGCAAGATGGCGACGCGCCCCCTACGGCCAATTTTCTCGAGAGCGTCGGACGCAGCGGCGCGTCAAAAAGCGATGTCGATGAGTGAAGAGCTCCGGTCAGCCAAAGAAGACCGGGAAACTCCTAGAGAACTCCAGTCGAAGAACGAGGAGCTCGCGAGGATCAACCGTCAGCTTCACGCCAAGGTAGACGAGCTGGAGCGGGCGAACAGCGGATTACATAACTTGCTCGACAGCACCGAGGTCGCCGCCGTCTTCCTCGACCCCGAGTTGAACATCCGCCGCTTCACCCCCGCGATCGGGAAGCTCCTCAATCTCATCACCTCGGACGTGGGACGGCCTTTCCGGGATTTCTCCTTTCGGTTCACCGACGAGAGACTCTTCGAAGACGCTTCGGCCGTGATCGAGAAACTCGCACCGAGCGAGAAGGAGATTCGATCGGAGCAAGGGCGCTGGTATCTCCGTCGCATTCTTCCCTATCGCCCCCAAGACAGCCGTATCGAAGGCGTCGTCATCACGTTCGTCGACATCACGGCTCGGAAGGCGCTCGAGGACGAGCAAGGGCGCAAGCTCGATGCGACCGAGCACAGGTTCCGCGTCCTTGCCGAGAACGTCCCGGCATTCTTCGCTTACGTCGATTCCGACGAGCGTTACACCTTCGTCAACAAGATGCACGAGAGCTTCTTCGGGATCCCCACCGAGGCGATCGTGGGAAAGAGCGTCGAAGAAATCGTCGGGACAGAAGCCTACGACGTTGCCAGGCCTCACATTGCCCGAGCGCTTTCCGGTCAAGAGGCACGCTACGAAGCCGAGTTTCCGGTCCGTGGCCGGACCGTCTGGCTTCGTGTGACTCTGGTGCCGGACGTCGACGTCGGGGGGCGCGTGCTTGGATACTTCGCCCTGGCGGTGGATACGACCAGCGAGAAGGCGGATATGCAGGCCCTCGAGGAGAGCCGCGATCGTCTCGCATCGGTTCTCGATACCGTCGCCGACGCCATCATCACGATCGACCAAGACGGCAAAATCGACGGGTTCAACCGGGCGGCGGAGCACATGTTCGGCTACAGCGCCGACGAGGCGATCGGACGAAACGTGAGCATACTGATGCCCGAGCCTCATCGGAGCGAGCATGACGCCTATATCGAACGGTACCTGACGACCGGAGAGGCAAAGATCATCGGTATCGGCCGCGAGGTCGTCGCCCAAAGGAAGGGCGGTTCAACGTTTCCGATCCATCTCTCCGTGAGTGAAATCAATCCGGGAGAGCGCTTCACCGGCATCATTCGCGACGTCACCGGGCGCAAGAAGGCCGAAGCGGACCTCGAGCGCAGCCGCGAAGAGCTGCGGTCTCTGTCGGCGCGACTTCTGACCGCGGAGGAATCGGAGCGGCGGCGTATCTCCCGCGAGCTCCATGACGACCTCAATCAACGTCTGGCGATGCTCTCGGTCGATCTGGAAACGCTCTCCCAGAAGGAAAGCGCCGCTGCCCTGTCACCGAAGATCGAGGAGCTTCGCGCCCGGGTGGCGAAGCTATCCGACGACGTGCACAGCATGGCCTACCGCTTGCATCCGGCGATTCTCGACGACCTGGGTCTGCCGGCCGCGCTGCGTGCCCTCATCGGGGACTTCACCGAGCGCCACGAGATCGCGGTCTCCCTGCGCGAAAGACATTTCCCCGCGCGGTTGTCGATGACGTTAGCCTCGTGCTTCTATCGCGTGGTGCAGGAGAGTCTGACGAATATCGCCAAACACTCGCA
This Vicinamibacteria bacterium DNA region includes the following protein-coding sequences:
- a CDS encoding PAS domain S-box protein — encoded protein: MSEELRSAKEDRETPRELQSKNEELARINRQLHAKVDELERANSGLHNLLDSTEVAAVFLDPELNIRRFTPAIGKLLNLITSDVGRPFRDFSFRFTDERLFEDASAVIEKLAPSEKEIRSEQGRWYLRRILPYRPQDSRIEGVVITFVDITARKALEDEQGRKLDATEHRFRVLAENVPAFFAYVDSDERYTFVNKMHESFFGIPTEAIVGKSVEEIVGTEAYDVARPHIARALSGQEARYEAEFPVRGRTVWLRVTLVPDVDVGGRVLGYFALAVDTTSEKADMQALEESRDRLASVLDTVADAIITIDQDGKIDGFNRAAEHMFGYSADEAIGRNVSILMPEPHRSEHDAYIERYLTTGEAKIIGIGREVVAQRKGGSTFPIHLSVSEINPGERFTGIIRDVTGRKKAEADLERSREELRSLSARLLTAEESERRRISRELHDDLNQRLAMLSVDLETLSQKESAAALSPKIEELRARVAKLSDDVHSMAYRLHPAILDDLGLPAALRALIGDFTERHEIAVSLRERHFPARLSMTLASCFYRVVQESLTNIAKHSQSTKVEIRLVGSKRQTRLSIRDHGVGFDVEEVRNHRRTLGIVSMEERVRMVGGQLSVRSSPRKGTRISVTVPPDPTPPPGS
- a CDS encoding CBS domain-containing protein, with the protein product MQVGRIMSREIASLPREGTLLEAAKLMNEKNVGCVLVLDSEERPVGIVTDRDLVVRGVAKGHEVADATVGSIMSAHPFTARRDEPIMLVARKMADKGIRRVPVVDEEGSVVGLVSVDDLLTVFISELSNVAAAIVGSSKLIS
- a CDS encoding c-type cytochrome — protein: MRKRLPAAVIVGLFVGLAACGPPERSPAGFRLPDGDVEAGEAAFLELRCNACHQVQGLDLPPPVADPPVPVALGGRVDYQPTDGRFVTSIINPDHKFPRGYPEELIKSGSGSRMADYSDVMTVRQLVDLVAFLHSRTEYVRPEPVH
- a CDS encoding 3'(2'),5'-bisphosphate nucleotidase CysQ; protein product: MFDAEQDTAIRLAYEAGGRALSLAGQPLKVEGKGEGFGPVTEVDRELDRFFREGLRRQFPEDLVVSEESPVPATDPSARIWYIDPIDGTMELISGNDEWSILIGLAQFQRPVLGVVHRPVTGELYHATTRGGAFRRSEPGSVDVALQVNEIHDPETAVLIQSRSHPSPKVARVAEKLGIQKTYRLGSLGLKLAKIAEGQADLYLNFSGKCHFWDLCAPEVILREAGGDVRSLRSEPIPYGVEVTAIRMPFGGAANGLLEIVARASAGIEVDP
- a CDS encoding YtxH domain-containing protein, whose amino-acid sequence is MTDRTGCSNFVAGFFIGAAMGSMLAILLAPRSGAELRRGFTEGREKLRETASHTVSELRGSGEDAREAFERAREALAEAVEGLKQATKAITGK
- a CDS encoding ribose-phosphate pyrophosphokinase, whose amino-acid sequence is MTELRLFALEASRELGERISAKLGIPLSPHEERVFEDGEHKSRPLASVRGDDVFVIHSLYADEKESANDKLVRLLFFLGALRDASAGRVTAVVPYLAYARKDRKTKPRDPVTTRYVAALFEAVGIDRIIVMDVHNLAAFQNAFRCRTDHLEARPLFVEYFASFLGKEELVVVSPDAGGVKRAELFRRHLERVVHKDISSAFMEKHRSGGVVSGETLVGRVAGRAVIILDDLIGTGTTLARAAKACRELGAARVLAAATHGIFAGDANRVLGDPALEQVVITDTVPPFRLHPSVRVERIHVLDAGTLFAEAIARIHRGGSIVELLDG
- a CDS encoding THUMP domain-containing protein, producing the protein MRDWNVVATTRDGTFRRARELLSPAGSVSRTQFYNVMVMRVPEVEGFLDWLVGEWSKGPRFPDTIAHVRPARQAFVFHSPEEFEAKARELVLSWAPKLAGKAFHVRLHRRGFKGRLSTPEEERFLDEVLLERLSSNGTPARVTFDNPDTILAIDTVGERAGLGLWTSEERRRFVFLGVD
- a CDS encoding L,D-transpeptidase, which translates into the protein MFWKRDVLRVCTTLFLAASCRWADEEQALARIAESRERLASLARHGRSGFGEQSIVQARRVLLEAESAVRRSRPRLPFGEKPWEASLQRAQDSVAIAEWVVERERAAKEGESEAWIESADRAVRAGKTSRVRRVHYAVDTRLRQAEMALAEARRLMAHGELHMASDKAQEAIALAGELPPEIKALFERFGDPANLRQWREWVRTAIRESKRPGGRALVVDKRAQLAVLWVEGRPVRWLDVELGYNGLKQKLQSGDGATPEGLYRVTRKKGTKETRYYKALLLSYPNDADRRRFREARMNGEVSRSSSIGGLIEIHGEGGRGQNWTDGCVAVTNDEMDDLFEKLSVGSPVAIVGNAEQMNATGGAR